The following proteins are co-located in the Bacillus pumilus genome:
- a CDS encoding GNAT family N-acetyltransferase encodes MNKITFPPSFPTIHTERLILKQATIADAEDMHIYLSNETVCRYMGINAHESLEDTKGEIKWYDNIFKEQTGIRWGISLKENPAIIGSCGFLNLEKQHRRTEIGYELHHDHWRKGIMKEAIAAVLRYGFQEMNLNRIEAIIDPANTSSVQLLESFNFVREGLLREYDLGQNGFDDVYIYSILKRDYE; translated from the coding sequence ATGAACAAAATCACCTTTCCACCATCATTTCCAACGATACATACCGAAAGACTAATCTTAAAACAAGCAACGATCGCAGATGCTGAGGATATGCACATCTACTTATCAAATGAAACCGTGTGCCGCTATATGGGAATCAATGCTCATGAATCACTTGAAGACACAAAAGGAGAAATCAAGTGGTATGACAATATCTTCAAAGAACAAACAGGCATCCGGTGGGGCATTTCTTTAAAAGAAAACCCAGCCATCATTGGCAGCTGCGGCTTTCTCAATCTAGAAAAACAGCACCGCCGTACGGAAATTGGCTATGAATTACATCACGATCATTGGAGAAAAGGCATTATGAAGGAAGCGATTGCTGCGGTGTTACGATATGGATTTCAGGAGATGAATCTGAATCGAATTGAAGCCATTATCGATCCAGCAAATACGTCCTCTGTTCAATTACTGGAGAGCTTTAATTTTGTAAGAGAAGGTTTATTAAGAGAGTATGATCTTGGTCAAAATGGATTCGATGATGTGTATATATATTCGATTTTGAAGAGAGATTACGAATAA
- a CDS encoding MFS transporter, with translation MKNTSHQLLIILLAVGSFVTGTSEFVVSGILDIIAADLHISIPAAGQLITVYSLFYAVGALFLVMATSKLNRKKVLLSAIFVFILGNVVAFFSHHFVLLLLSRIIMAMSGGLYIVVATNYAAQIAPPEKKGSAMATVITGFTVSLVLGVPIGTFLSGHVDWHYIFLIIALGTASLLLLLYQLLPRMEGHSHLPLKQQLHILQDRRVISGLATTAFWILGYTMVFAYISPLLRQTAGFSLEMTSIALLILGIAAFIGSRFGGFAVDQWGPNRTISISIMIQMFALFTLFYTQFSAIGVLITLAIWGIATWTTTPAKQFYLISLKPQASETVLSFNTAIMNIGMMLGSSMGGVIIQYTKITYLSWIGGIASLVALMLICYSFYLHHRLQRKTQENQ, from the coding sequence ATGAAAAACACATCTCACCAGCTATTGATTATTCTTTTAGCTGTCGGTTCATTTGTCACAGGCACTTCAGAATTCGTCGTGTCAGGCATTCTAGATATAATTGCTGCTGATTTACACATCTCCATTCCTGCTGCCGGGCAGCTTATCACCGTTTACTCTCTCTTTTATGCAGTAGGCGCTCTCTTTTTAGTCATGGCAACGTCAAAATTGAACCGAAAAAAGGTTCTGTTATCGGCTATTTTTGTGTTTATTTTAGGCAATGTGGTCGCCTTTTTTAGCCATCACTTTGTGCTGCTCCTGCTATCTCGGATCATCATGGCCATGAGTGGCGGCTTATATATTGTGGTCGCCACAAATTATGCAGCACAGATCGCCCCTCCAGAAAAAAAGGGAAGTGCGATGGCAACGGTCATTACTGGGTTTACAGTGTCACTTGTACTTGGTGTCCCTATTGGCACATTTCTATCGGGGCATGTGGATTGGCACTATATTTTTCTCATCATTGCACTAGGTACTGCTAGTCTTTTATTACTGCTTTATCAATTACTGCCACGCATGGAGGGACATTCACATCTGCCATTGAAGCAGCAATTACACATCCTTCAAGACCGCAGGGTGATCAGCGGCTTAGCCACAACCGCCTTTTGGATCTTAGGCTACACGATGGTATTCGCTTATATCTCCCCATTACTACGACAGACCGCCGGCTTTTCTCTTGAAATGACAAGTATCGCCTTACTCATTTTAGGAATAGCTGCTTTTATTGGCTCACGATTTGGCGGCTTCGCCGTTGATCAATGGGGGCCAAACCGAACCATCTCGATCAGCATCATGATCCAGATGTTCGCTCTCTTTACATTATTCTATACGCAATTCTCCGCTATCGGTGTCTTAATCACGCTTGCCATATGGGGCATTGCTACATGGACGACAACCCCAGCGAAGCAGTTTTACCTAATCTCTCTTAAACCCCAAGCATCAGAAACCGTGCTGAGCTTTAATACAGCGATTATGAATATCGGCATGATGCTTGGATCGTCAATGGGCGGCGTGATCATCCAATATACAAAGATCACATATTTGAGCTGGATTGGCGGTATAGCGAGCCTTGTTGCGTTGATGTTGATTTGTTATTCGTTCTATTTACACCACCGCCTCCAACGAAAGACACAGGAAAACCAATAG